One region of Miscanthus floridulus cultivar M001 chromosome 19, ASM1932011v1, whole genome shotgun sequence genomic DNA includes:
- the LOC136525861 gene encoding H/ACA ribonucleoprotein complex subunit GAR1-like, whose amino-acid sequence MRKGRLQRRGHDDGPRRRSSGEPLHGTGAYRALSASTGGSSGSLGRRGNYGGGAGVARRGLRAALVTAELRALGGCCSGEEGTPEGKWERGATRAGAGGDEGAPRRGVACAVRALATRGHGDLHAARGV is encoded by the coding sequence ATGCGGAAAGGTAGACTACAGCGGCGTGGCCACGATGACGGACCACGGCGGCGAAgctccggtgagcctttgcacggcACTGGGGCTTACCGAGCTCTGTCGGCGAGCACGGGAGGGAGtagtgggtcgctggggagacGGGGAAactatggtggtggtgctggagtggctaggcgcgggctGCGCGCGGCTCTGgtgacggcggagctgcgggcgctcggcggctgctgcagtGGGGAAGAAGGGACGCCAGAAGGGAAATGGGAGCGCGGGGCGACTcgggcgggtgctggcggtgatgaaggcgcgcccaggcgcggcgtggcctgcgcggtcagggcgctggcgacgcgcggccacggcgacctccacgcggcgcgcggtgtctga